One segment of Takifugu rubripes chromosome 5, fTakRub1.2, whole genome shotgun sequence DNA contains the following:
- the dcaf7 gene encoding DDB1- and CUL4-associated factor 7 yields the protein MSLHGKRKEIYKYEAPWTVYAMNWSVRPDKRFRLALGSFVEEYNNKVQLVGLEEESSEFVCRNTFDHPYPTTKIMWIPDTKGIYPDLLATSGDYLRIWRVSDTETRLECLLNNNKNSDFCAPLTSFDWNEVDPNLLGTSSIDTTCTIWGLETGQVLGRVNLVSGHVKTQLIAHDKEVYDIAFSRAGGGRDMFASVGADGSVRMFDLRHLEHSTIIYEDPQHHPLLRLCWNKQDPNYLATMAMDGMEVVILDVRVPCTPVARLNNHRACVNGIAWAPHSSCHICTAADDHQALIWDIQQMPRAIEDPILAYTAEGEINNVQWASTQPDWIAICYNNCLEILRV from the exons ATGTCGCTCCacgggaaaagaaaagaaatctaCAAATACGAGGCGCCATGGACGGTGTACGCGATGAATTGGAGCGTCCGTCCAGACAAACGCTTTCGCCTGGCCCTCGGGAGTTTCGTGGAGGAGTACAACAACAAG GTTCAGCTGgtgggtctggaggaggagagttcAGAGTTTGTCTGCAGGAACACGTTTGACCATCCTTACCCCACCACAAAGATCATGTGGATCCCCGACACCAAGGGGATCTACCCAGATCTGTTAGCCACCAGCGGCGACTACCTGCGAATTTGGAGG GTCAGCGACACAGAAACCCGCCTGGAGTGTTTGCTAAATAACAACAAGAATTCCGATTTCTGTGCCCCGCTCACCTCTTTTGACTGGAATGAAGTCGATCCCAATCTTCTGG GCACCTCCAGCATCGACACCACCTGCACCATCTGGGGGCTGGAGACGGGTCAGGTACTGGGACGAGTCAACCTGGTGTCTGGACATGTGAAGACCCAGCTGATTGCTCACGACAAAGAG GTGTATGACATCGCATTCAGCCGTGCGGGAGGTGGAAGAGACATGTTTGCGTCCGTGGGAGCCGACGGGTCGGTCCGGATGTTCGACCTGCGGCACCTGGAGCACAGCACCATCATCTACGAAGACCCGCAGCACCACCCGCTGCTCCGCCTCTGCTGGAACAAGCAGGACCCCAACTACTTGGCCACCATGGCCATGGACGGCATGGAG GTCGTCATCCTGGACGTGCGCGTGCCGTGCACGCCGGTGGCGCGGCTCAACAACCACCGCGCGTGTGTCAACGGCATCGCCTGGGCGCCTCACTCCTCGTGTCACATCTGCACGGCAG CCGACGACCACCAGGCCCTGATCTGGGACATCCAGCAGATGCCCCGGGCCATCGAGGACCCCATCCTGGCCTACACGGCCGAAGGGGAGATCAACAACGTGCAGTGGGCCTCCACGCAGCCCGACTGGATCGCCATTTGCTACAACAACTGCCTGGAGATCCTGCGCGTATAA